Proteins from one Aquila chrysaetos chrysaetos chromosome 5, bAquChr1.4, whole genome shotgun sequence genomic window:
- the AATK gene encoding serine/threonine-protein kinase LMTK1 isoform X6, translated as MPGREDALAAGCLGMAAVRDAPEPSGAMRGLAPAGTVGMPGFGRDRRLLKSADLGRQSLLYLKEIGHGWFGKVFLGEVNSGISSTQVVVKELKASASVQDQMQFLEEAQPYRALQHTNLLQCLAQCAEVTPYLLVMEFCPLGDLKGYLRSCRGAEAMTPDPLTLQRMACEVACGVLHLHRNNYIHSDLALRNCLLTADLTVKIGDYGLSHCKYKTLHTWQDDYFVTADQLWVPLRWIAPELIDEVHGNLLIVDQTKSSNVWSLGVTIWELFELGSQPYDHYSDRQVLAYAIKEQQLKLPKPQLKLSLSERWYEVMQFCWLQPEQRPTAEEVHLLLSYLCAKGATEAEEEFEKRWNSMKPNGSASASHHGPELSSFPLLEQFSADGFPSDGDDILTVMETSHGLNFEYKWEHTKTEHFQAPLGSLSPSSAARYHDLYYPATTAGHLSLGVSPSCYECKPPGCPGLPAPGVVPILGAHSPSLGSEYYIRIEGPGEGSAELDYAMCAYSPAGERGSPHPPSCWRAQGARSGSAYDSDSSPTVSLSMEPLLGHTPAGEGSWECAEYYPYPCPGQEPRGYEPSPSRGAEGYLLEEEPAQPGGQDWPVPGFQPSIFADPLGVSPSVNCAYSPRGYGEPRAAPPGGRTPAQSRARPDRVALELGDDSPPGAPRPHGTSPPAQRHPWASNSSSNNNIGSGSPASREPPAGDSWCYRRMITFRGLMAKPLGTVPRGQPQLGGSPPGHDFRHPRQDQTAGTAGGSSSPCRSPSLRRQAWHGRDSSTSGRSQAAALAGSPGMPWGPGTAPPAGAGARRDACPDESVEGSSPARSPLPRAAAPPGLGEAAPTAGTAAPNPGPPAEPGLDGAQPVPEASEAPAPAPGEAAAESGACAAGDADQTPDKTFSGASFPSADEGSDEDTAELTSGVFTDFSGDYVERAEAAPAFKSLQKQVGTPDSLESLDIPSTASSCEVFSPTAFMPAGQPKALDSGYDTENNESPEFVLKEPHDPREPEAFSQLGKPPPGLPGGEGEGSAPETQLSTSLGSELHDLAEKNPYRDSAYFSDYDAEAERGPKDEEDSDGSRTPEAEEGSQSPAQDLGRAPGPAEDPLHPPGAPGSPPAAPGVAVAADAPMAGLLVGDWRGAEDGSAPAGPTGQVPGTEQRPAGTGLVLGSSPRPNGDACPPGSALPKTFFLTPVPASPGEPASVGGTRVLEDVSGLGAAAAGGEQTVPPVPGLGEAGLPLEGTGVGDAPGGPSTLLPGDDSPPGLSPLPSTRELRPVTPEHREEPEEEEEDTEDSDESDEELRCYNIQEQSEESEEEPAAVPIVVAESQSGRNLRSLLKMPSLLSEAFCEDLERKKKAVSFYDDVTIYLFDQESPTRELAEQSFPEPPQPSGQPPAGGSPPSPADRLGASDDSSDGNASEEIPSLRVAGGGFEWDDDFPLMPVKPSLMASLTGTPAEPDPAVPALPALVPAQKQVLPIQFSRFTVSPAPVSRFSITHVSDSDMDSIGGSSEDGDRE; from the exons ATGCCAGGACGGGAGGATGCCCTGGCTGCAGGGTGCCTGGGGATGGCTGCTGTCCGGGATGCTCCGGAGCCCTCCGGGGCGATGCGGGGCCTGGCACCGGCCGGCACGGTGGGAATGCCAGGGTTTGGCCGGGACCGGCGG CTCCTCAAGTCGGCGGACCTGGGGCGGCAGAGCCTGCTCTACCTGAAGGAGATCGGGCACGGCTGGTTCGGCAAG GTGTTCCTGGGGGAGGTGAACTCGGGCATCAGCAGCACGCAGGTGGTGGTGAAGGAGCTGAAGGCGAGCGCCAGCGTGCAGGACCAGATGCAGTTCCTGGAGGAAGCGCAGCCCTACAG GGCTCTCCAGCACACCAACCTCCTGCAGTGCCTGGCCCAGTGCGCCGAAGTCACCCCGTACCTGCTGGTGATGGAGTTCTGCCCGCTG GGTGACCTGAAGGGGTACCTGCGGAGCTGCCGGGGGGCCGAGGCCATGACCCCGGACCCGCTGACCCTGCAGAGGATGGCGTGCGAGGTGGCCTGCGGCGTCCTGCACCTGCACAGGAACAACTACATCCACAG CGACCTGGCCCTGCGGAATTGCCTGCTCACCGCCGACCTGACAGTCAAGATCGGAGACTACGGGCTCTCGCACTGCAAGTACAAA ACCCTGCATACTTGGCAGGACGACTACTTTGTGACGGCCGACCAGCTGTGGGTGCCGCTGCGCTGGATCGCACCCGAGCTCATCGACGAAGTGCACGGCAACCTGCTCATCGTGGACCAGACTAAGTCCAGCAACGTCTG GTCGCTGGGCGTCACCATCTGGGAGCTGTTTGAGCTGGGCAGCCAACCCTACGACCACTACTCCGACCGGCAAGTGCTCGCCTATGCCATCAAGGAGCAGCAGCTCAAGCTGCCCAAGCCCCAGCTGAAGCTCTCGCTGTCAGAGCGCTG GTACGAGGTGATGCAgttctgctggctgcagccggAGCAGCGACCGACGGCGGAGGAGGTGCACCTCCTGCTCTCCTACCTCTGCGCCAAAGGGGCGACGGAAGCGGAGGAGGAGTTCGAGAAGCGCTGGAACTCCATGAAGCCCAACGGCAGCGCCAGCGCCAGCCACCACGGCCCCGAGCTCTCTTCCTTCCCGCTGCTGGAGCAGTTCTCGGCCGACGGCTTCCCCTCGGACGGAGACGACATCCTCACCGTCATGGAGACCAGCCACGGCCTCAATTTCGAGTACAAGTGGGAGCACACCAAGACCGAGCACTTCCAGGCACCCCTGGGGTCCCTGAGCCCCAGCAGCGCTGCCCGCTACCACGACCTCTACTACCCGGCCACGACCGCGGGGCACCTGAGTTTGGGGGTCTCGCCCTCCTGCTACGAGTGCAAGCCGCCGGGCTGCCCCGGCCTGCCGGCGCCCGGCGTGGTGCCCATCCTGGGCGCCCACAGCCCCTCGCTCGGCAGCGAGTACTACATCCGCATCGAGGGTCCCGGGGAGGGCAGCGCCGAGCTGGACTACGCCATGTGCGCCTACAGCCCCGCGGGCGAGCGGGGGTCCCCGCaccccccatcctgctggagAGCCCAAGGCGCCCGGAGCGGCAGCGCCTACGACTCCGACAGCAGCCCCACCGTCTCCCTCAGCATGGAGCCGCTGCTGGGCCACACGCCGGCGGGCGAGGGGTCCTGGGAGTGCGCCGAGTACTACCCCTacccctgcccagggcaggagccGCGGGGCTACGAGCCGTCCCCCAGCCGCGGGGCCGAGGGGTACCTGCTGGAGGAGGAGCCCGCCCAGCCGGGCGGCCAGGACTGGCCCGTCCCCGGCTTCCAGCCCAGCATCTTCGCCGACCCGCTGGGCGTCTCGCCGTCGGTGAACTGCGCCTACAGCCCCCGGGGTTACGGGGAGCCGCGGGCAGCCCCCCCGGGCGGGCGAACGCCGGCGCAGAGCAGGGCCCGACCGGACCGCGTGGCGCTGGAGCTGGGCGACGACAGCCCCCCCGGCGCCCCCCGCCCGCACGGCACAAGCCCCCCGGCTCAGCGGCATCCCTGGGCCTCCAACAGCTCCTCCAACAACAACATCGGCAGCGGCAGCCCGGCGTCCCGCGAGCCCCCGGCCGGCGACAGCTGGTGCTACCGCCGCATGATCACCTTCCGCGGGCTGATGGCCAAGCCGCTGGGCACCGTGCCGCGTGGCCAGCCCCAGCTCGGGGGGTCTCCGCCGGGCCACGACTTCCGTCACCCACGGCAGGATCAGACCGCCGGCACGGCTGGCGGCTCCTCCTCCCCGTGCCGCTCGCCCTCCCTGCGGCGCCAGGCCTGGCACGGCCGTGACTCATCAACCTCCGGCCGCTCGCAGGCAGCGGCACTGGCTGGCAGCCCCGGCATGCCGTGGGGGCCCGGTACGGCTCCGCCAGCCGGAGCGGGGGCCCGGCGCGACGCCTGCCCGGACGAGAGCGTggaggggagcagccctgcccgcagcccgcTGCCCCGTGCCGCGGCTCCGCCGGGGCTGGGCGAGGCCGCCCCCACGGCCGGCACGGCCGCCCCGAACCCCGGCCCCCCCGCGGAGCCCGGCCTAGACGGCGCCCAGCCCGTGCCGGAGGCCTCCGAGGCACCCGCGCCAGCGCCCGGGGAGGCTGCCGCCGAGAGCGGCGCGTGTGCCGCCGGCGATGCGGACCAGACGCCGGACAAGACCTTCTCCGGCGCCAGCTTCCCCAGTGCAGACGAGGGGAGCGACGAGGACACGGCGGAGCTGACCTCCGGCGTCTTCACCGACTTCTCCGGGGACTACGTGGAGCGGGCGGAGGCAGCCCCGGCGTTCAAGTCCCTGCAGAAGCAGGTGGGGACGCCGGACTCCCTGGAGTCGCTGGACATCCCCTCCACAGCCAGCTCCTGCGAGGTCTTCAGTCCCACCGCCTTCATGCCCGCCGGCCAGCCCAAGGCCCTCGACAGTGGCTACGACACCGAGAATAATGAGTCCCCCGAGTTTGTCCTCAAGGAACCCCACGACCCCCGAGAGCCGGAGGCCTTCAGCCAGCTGGGGAAgccgcccccggggctgccggggggtGAGGGCGAGGGTTCGGCCCCCGAAACGCAGCTCTCCACCTCCCTCGGGTCCGAGCTGCACGACCTCGCCGAGAAGAACCCCTACCGCGACTCTGCCTACTTCTCCGACTACGACGCCGAGGCCGAGCGCGGCCCCAAGGACGAGGAGGACAGCGATGGGTCCCGGACcccagaggcagaggagggttCCCAGTCCCCTGCGCAGGACCTAGGGCGAGCCCCCGGGCCGGCAGAGGACCCGCTGCACCCCCCAGGGGcgcccggcagccccccggcaGCACCTGGAGTTGCAGTGGCAGCGGACGCACCGATGGCGGGGCTTTTGGTGGGGGACTGGCGGGGGGCAGAGGACGGGAGCGCGCCGGCCGGACCCACGGGGCAGGTGCCTGGCACCGAGCAGCGACCCGCTGGCAcggggctggtgctgggcagCTCCCCGCGCCCCAACGGAGACGCCTGTCCCCCGGGCTCTGCGCTGCCAAAGACTTTCTTCTTGACGCCGGTGCCGGCAAGCCCCGGGGAGCCGGCGTCCGTCGGAGGGACCCGCGTGCTGGAGGATGTCTCTGGACTTGGGGCAGCTGCGGCTGGGGGCGAACAGACTGTGCCCCCCGTGCCGGGGCTCGGGGAAGCAGGGCTGCCCCTGGAGGGGACCGGGGTGGGCGATGCGCCGGGGGGTCCCAGCACGCTGCTACCGGGGGACGACTCGCCCCCGGGCCTCTCCCCGCTCCCGTCCACCCGGGAGCTGCGGCCGGTCACCCCTGAGCACCGTGAAgagccggaggaggaggaggaggacacgGAGGACAGCGACGAGTCGGACGAGGAGCTGCGCTGCTACAACATCCAGGAGCAAAGCGAGGAGAGCGAGGAGGAGCCGGCGGCCGTGCCCATCGTGGTGGCCGAGAGCCAGAGCGGCAGGAACCTGCGCAGCCTCCTCAAGATGCCCAGTCTGCTCTCCGAGGCCTTCTGCGAGGACCTGGAGCGCAAGAAGAAGGCCGTCTCCTTCTACGATGATGTTACCATCTACCTCTTCGACCAG GAAAGCCCCACGCGGGAGCTGGCTGAGCAGAGCTTCCCGGAGCCCCCCCAGCCTTCGGGGCAGCCCCCCGCTGGtggcagcccccccagcccggcaGACAGGCTCGGCGCCTCGGACGACTCCTCGGATGGCAATGCCTCGGAAGAGA TCCCCTCGCTCCGTGTCGCAGGCGGCGGCTTCGAGTGGGACGACGACTTTCCGCTTATGCCGGTGAAGCCATCCCTGATGGCCTCGCTGACGGGGACGCCGGCGGAGCCCGACCCAGCCGTGcccgccctgcctgccctggtgCCGGCGCAGAAACAGGTGCTGCCTATCCAGTTCTCCCGGTTCACGGTCTCGCCTGCCCCGGTGTCCCGGTTCTCCATCACCCACGTCTCCGACTCGGACATGGACTCCATAGGAG GCAGCAGCGAAGACGGCGACCGGGAGTGA
- the AATK gene encoding serine/threonine-protein kinase LMTK1 isoform X7, whose translation MPGREDALAAGCLGMAAVRDAPEPSGAMRGLAPAGTLLKSADLGRQSLLYLKEIGHGWFGKVFLGEVNSGISSTQVVVKELKASASVQDQMQFLEEAQPYRALQHTNLLQCLAQCAEVTPYLLVMEFCPLGDLKGYLRSCRGAEAMTPDPLTLQRMACEVACGVLHLHRNNYIHSDLALRNCLLTADLTVKIGDYGLSHCKYKTLHTWQDDYFVTADQLWVPLRWIAPELIDEVHGNLLIVDQTKSSNVWSLGVTIWELFELGSQPYDHYSDRQVLAYAIKEQQLKLPKPQLKLSLSERWYEVMQFCWLQPEQRPTAEEVHLLLSYLCAKGATEAEEEFEKRWNSMKPNGSASASHHGPELSSFPLLEQFSADGFPSDGDDILTVMETSHGLNFEYKWEHTKTEHFQAPLGSLSPSSAARYHDLYYPATTAGHLSLGVSPSCYECKPPGCPGLPAPGVVPILGAHSPSLGSEYYIRIEGPGEGSAELDYAMCAYSPAGERGSPHPPSCWRAQGARSGSAYDSDSSPTVSLSMEPLLGHTPAGEGSWECAEYYPYPCPGQEPRGYEPSPSRGAEGYLLEEEPAQPGGQDWPVPGFQPSIFADPLGVSPSVNCAYSPRGYGEPRAAPPGGRTPAQSRARPDRVALELGDDSPPGAPRPHGTSPPAQRHPWASNSSSNNNIGSGSPASREPPAGDSWCYRRMITFRGLMAKPLGTVPRGQPQLGGSPPGHDFRHPRQDQTAGTAGGSSSPCRSPSLRRQAWHGRDSSTSGRSQAAALAGSPGMPWGPGTAPPAGAGARRDACPDESVEGSSPARSPLPRAAAPPGLGEAAPTAGTAAPNPGPPAEPGLDGAQPVPEASEAPAPAPGEAAAESGACAAGDADQTPDKTFSGASFPSADEGSDEDTAELTSGVFTDFSGDYVERAEAAPAFKSLQKQVGTPDSLESLDIPSTASSCEVFSPTAFMPAGQPKALDSGYDTENNESPEFVLKEPHDPREPEAFSQLGKPPPGLPGGEGEGSAPETQLSTSLGSELHDLAEKNPYRDSAYFSDYDAEAERGPKDEEDSDGSRTPEAEEGSQSPAQDLGRAPGPAEDPLHPPGAPGSPPAAPGVAVAADAPMAGLLVGDWRGAEDGSAPAGPTGQVPGTEQRPAGTGLVLGSSPRPNGDACPPGSALPKTFFLTPVPASPGEPASVGGTRVLEDVSGLGAAAAGGEQTVPPVPGLGEAGLPLEGTGVGDAPGGPSTLLPGDDSPPGLSPLPSTRELRPVTPEHREEPEEEEEDTEDSDESDEELRCYNIQEQSEESEEEPAAVPIVVAESQSGRNLRSLLKMPSLLSEAFCEDLERKKKAVSFYDDVTIYLFDQESPTRELAEQSFPEPPQPSGQPPAGGSPPSPADRLGASDDSSDGNASEEIPSLRVAGGGFEWDDDFPLMPVKPSLMASLTGTPAEPDPAVPALPALVPAQKQVLPIQFSRFTVSPAPVSRFSITHVSDSDMDSIGGSSEDGDRE comes from the exons ATGCCAGGACGGGAGGATGCCCTGGCTGCAGGGTGCCTGGGGATGGCTGCTGTCCGGGATGCTCCGGAGCCCTCCGGGGCGATGCGGGGCCTGGCACCGGCCGGCACG CTCCTCAAGTCGGCGGACCTGGGGCGGCAGAGCCTGCTCTACCTGAAGGAGATCGGGCACGGCTGGTTCGGCAAG GTGTTCCTGGGGGAGGTGAACTCGGGCATCAGCAGCACGCAGGTGGTGGTGAAGGAGCTGAAGGCGAGCGCCAGCGTGCAGGACCAGATGCAGTTCCTGGAGGAAGCGCAGCCCTACAG GGCTCTCCAGCACACCAACCTCCTGCAGTGCCTGGCCCAGTGCGCCGAAGTCACCCCGTACCTGCTGGTGATGGAGTTCTGCCCGCTG GGTGACCTGAAGGGGTACCTGCGGAGCTGCCGGGGGGCCGAGGCCATGACCCCGGACCCGCTGACCCTGCAGAGGATGGCGTGCGAGGTGGCCTGCGGCGTCCTGCACCTGCACAGGAACAACTACATCCACAG CGACCTGGCCCTGCGGAATTGCCTGCTCACCGCCGACCTGACAGTCAAGATCGGAGACTACGGGCTCTCGCACTGCAAGTACAAA ACCCTGCATACTTGGCAGGACGACTACTTTGTGACGGCCGACCAGCTGTGGGTGCCGCTGCGCTGGATCGCACCCGAGCTCATCGACGAAGTGCACGGCAACCTGCTCATCGTGGACCAGACTAAGTCCAGCAACGTCTG GTCGCTGGGCGTCACCATCTGGGAGCTGTTTGAGCTGGGCAGCCAACCCTACGACCACTACTCCGACCGGCAAGTGCTCGCCTATGCCATCAAGGAGCAGCAGCTCAAGCTGCCCAAGCCCCAGCTGAAGCTCTCGCTGTCAGAGCGCTG GTACGAGGTGATGCAgttctgctggctgcagccggAGCAGCGACCGACGGCGGAGGAGGTGCACCTCCTGCTCTCCTACCTCTGCGCCAAAGGGGCGACGGAAGCGGAGGAGGAGTTCGAGAAGCGCTGGAACTCCATGAAGCCCAACGGCAGCGCCAGCGCCAGCCACCACGGCCCCGAGCTCTCTTCCTTCCCGCTGCTGGAGCAGTTCTCGGCCGACGGCTTCCCCTCGGACGGAGACGACATCCTCACCGTCATGGAGACCAGCCACGGCCTCAATTTCGAGTACAAGTGGGAGCACACCAAGACCGAGCACTTCCAGGCACCCCTGGGGTCCCTGAGCCCCAGCAGCGCTGCCCGCTACCACGACCTCTACTACCCGGCCACGACCGCGGGGCACCTGAGTTTGGGGGTCTCGCCCTCCTGCTACGAGTGCAAGCCGCCGGGCTGCCCCGGCCTGCCGGCGCCCGGCGTGGTGCCCATCCTGGGCGCCCACAGCCCCTCGCTCGGCAGCGAGTACTACATCCGCATCGAGGGTCCCGGGGAGGGCAGCGCCGAGCTGGACTACGCCATGTGCGCCTACAGCCCCGCGGGCGAGCGGGGGTCCCCGCaccccccatcctgctggagAGCCCAAGGCGCCCGGAGCGGCAGCGCCTACGACTCCGACAGCAGCCCCACCGTCTCCCTCAGCATGGAGCCGCTGCTGGGCCACACGCCGGCGGGCGAGGGGTCCTGGGAGTGCGCCGAGTACTACCCCTacccctgcccagggcaggagccGCGGGGCTACGAGCCGTCCCCCAGCCGCGGGGCCGAGGGGTACCTGCTGGAGGAGGAGCCCGCCCAGCCGGGCGGCCAGGACTGGCCCGTCCCCGGCTTCCAGCCCAGCATCTTCGCCGACCCGCTGGGCGTCTCGCCGTCGGTGAACTGCGCCTACAGCCCCCGGGGTTACGGGGAGCCGCGGGCAGCCCCCCCGGGCGGGCGAACGCCGGCGCAGAGCAGGGCCCGACCGGACCGCGTGGCGCTGGAGCTGGGCGACGACAGCCCCCCCGGCGCCCCCCGCCCGCACGGCACAAGCCCCCCGGCTCAGCGGCATCCCTGGGCCTCCAACAGCTCCTCCAACAACAACATCGGCAGCGGCAGCCCGGCGTCCCGCGAGCCCCCGGCCGGCGACAGCTGGTGCTACCGCCGCATGATCACCTTCCGCGGGCTGATGGCCAAGCCGCTGGGCACCGTGCCGCGTGGCCAGCCCCAGCTCGGGGGGTCTCCGCCGGGCCACGACTTCCGTCACCCACGGCAGGATCAGACCGCCGGCACGGCTGGCGGCTCCTCCTCCCCGTGCCGCTCGCCCTCCCTGCGGCGCCAGGCCTGGCACGGCCGTGACTCATCAACCTCCGGCCGCTCGCAGGCAGCGGCACTGGCTGGCAGCCCCGGCATGCCGTGGGGGCCCGGTACGGCTCCGCCAGCCGGAGCGGGGGCCCGGCGCGACGCCTGCCCGGACGAGAGCGTggaggggagcagccctgcccgcagcccgcTGCCCCGTGCCGCGGCTCCGCCGGGGCTGGGCGAGGCCGCCCCCACGGCCGGCACGGCCGCCCCGAACCCCGGCCCCCCCGCGGAGCCCGGCCTAGACGGCGCCCAGCCCGTGCCGGAGGCCTCCGAGGCACCCGCGCCAGCGCCCGGGGAGGCTGCCGCCGAGAGCGGCGCGTGTGCCGCCGGCGATGCGGACCAGACGCCGGACAAGACCTTCTCCGGCGCCAGCTTCCCCAGTGCAGACGAGGGGAGCGACGAGGACACGGCGGAGCTGACCTCCGGCGTCTTCACCGACTTCTCCGGGGACTACGTGGAGCGGGCGGAGGCAGCCCCGGCGTTCAAGTCCCTGCAGAAGCAGGTGGGGACGCCGGACTCCCTGGAGTCGCTGGACATCCCCTCCACAGCCAGCTCCTGCGAGGTCTTCAGTCCCACCGCCTTCATGCCCGCCGGCCAGCCCAAGGCCCTCGACAGTGGCTACGACACCGAGAATAATGAGTCCCCCGAGTTTGTCCTCAAGGAACCCCACGACCCCCGAGAGCCGGAGGCCTTCAGCCAGCTGGGGAAgccgcccccggggctgccggggggtGAGGGCGAGGGTTCGGCCCCCGAAACGCAGCTCTCCACCTCCCTCGGGTCCGAGCTGCACGACCTCGCCGAGAAGAACCCCTACCGCGACTCTGCCTACTTCTCCGACTACGACGCCGAGGCCGAGCGCGGCCCCAAGGACGAGGAGGACAGCGATGGGTCCCGGACcccagaggcagaggagggttCCCAGTCCCCTGCGCAGGACCTAGGGCGAGCCCCCGGGCCGGCAGAGGACCCGCTGCACCCCCCAGGGGcgcccggcagccccccggcaGCACCTGGAGTTGCAGTGGCAGCGGACGCACCGATGGCGGGGCTTTTGGTGGGGGACTGGCGGGGGGCAGAGGACGGGAGCGCGCCGGCCGGACCCACGGGGCAGGTGCCTGGCACCGAGCAGCGACCCGCTGGCAcggggctggtgctgggcagCTCCCCGCGCCCCAACGGAGACGCCTGTCCCCCGGGCTCTGCGCTGCCAAAGACTTTCTTCTTGACGCCGGTGCCGGCAAGCCCCGGGGAGCCGGCGTCCGTCGGAGGGACCCGCGTGCTGGAGGATGTCTCTGGACTTGGGGCAGCTGCGGCTGGGGGCGAACAGACTGTGCCCCCCGTGCCGGGGCTCGGGGAAGCAGGGCTGCCCCTGGAGGGGACCGGGGTGGGCGATGCGCCGGGGGGTCCCAGCACGCTGCTACCGGGGGACGACTCGCCCCCGGGCCTCTCCCCGCTCCCGTCCACCCGGGAGCTGCGGCCGGTCACCCCTGAGCACCGTGAAgagccggaggaggaggaggaggacacgGAGGACAGCGACGAGTCGGACGAGGAGCTGCGCTGCTACAACATCCAGGAGCAAAGCGAGGAGAGCGAGGAGGAGCCGGCGGCCGTGCCCATCGTGGTGGCCGAGAGCCAGAGCGGCAGGAACCTGCGCAGCCTCCTCAAGATGCCCAGTCTGCTCTCCGAGGCCTTCTGCGAGGACCTGGAGCGCAAGAAGAAGGCCGTCTCCTTCTACGATGATGTTACCATCTACCTCTTCGACCAG GAAAGCCCCACGCGGGAGCTGGCTGAGCAGAGCTTCCCGGAGCCCCCCCAGCCTTCGGGGCAGCCCCCCGCTGGtggcagcccccccagcccggcaGACAGGCTCGGCGCCTCGGACGACTCCTCGGATGGCAATGCCTCGGAAGAGA TCCCCTCGCTCCGTGTCGCAGGCGGCGGCTTCGAGTGGGACGACGACTTTCCGCTTATGCCGGTGAAGCCATCCCTGATGGCCTCGCTGACGGGGACGCCGGCGGAGCCCGACCCAGCCGTGcccgccctgcctgccctggtgCCGGCGCAGAAACAGGTGCTGCCTATCCAGTTCTCCCGGTTCACGGTCTCGCCTGCCCCGGTGTCCCGGTTCTCCATCACCCACGTCTCCGACTCGGACATGGACTCCATAGGAG GCAGCAGCGAAGACGGCGACCGGGAGTGA